From a region of the Bradyrhizobium sp. KBS0727 genome:
- a CDS encoding amidohydrolase family protein, with amino-acid sequence MTSTPDLVIRGGNIADGKGGELFEADVAISGGRITEVGKVAAKGKEEIDARGKLVTPGFVDVHTHYDGQVAWSQDITPSSQNGVTTAIMGNCGVGFAPCRPADHVRLIQLMEGVEDIPEPVLSAGIPWAWESFPDYMEWLSKRNFDIDVGAQLPHAALRVYVMGERGARRDPSTPEDNKAMAALAGDAVRAGALGFSTSRTLNHRTSTGDFTPTLKAGEDELTAIAAAMHAEGRSVLQFVLDLSTINEDLPMMLRVAENTRIPVTFSITQNDKEPQRWRKTLDIIHAASARGLNITAQIPARPVGLMLGLELSRNPFQTHPSYKAIAHLPLAERLKRLHQPEMRKAILSEHATATDDPLFFRPNYDKMYLLGNPPDYEQPPENTLGAQARRQGRQPEELAYEAMLTEEGRGMLYVPFLNYSDGNLDATREMLRDPNSVPGLSDGGAHCGIICDASFPTYLLTHWTRDRTRGEKLSIPFVVAAQARKTALSVGLYDRGVIAPGFKADVNVIDYDRLHLHPPKVHYDLPVGGRRLLQQVDGYDATIVSGVVTQRGGNATGARPGKLVRGAQGDARQFGAAAG; translated from the coding sequence ATGACCTCGACCCCTGACCTCGTGATCCGTGGCGGCAATATTGCCGATGGCAAGGGTGGTGAACTGTTCGAGGCCGATGTCGCCATTTCAGGCGGTCGCATCACCGAGGTCGGCAAGGTCGCCGCCAAGGGCAAGGAAGAGATCGACGCCAGGGGCAAACTGGTCACGCCTGGCTTTGTCGACGTTCACACCCATTATGACGGCCAGGTCGCCTGGAGCCAGGACATCACGCCGTCGTCGCAGAACGGCGTCACCACAGCGATCATGGGCAATTGCGGCGTCGGCTTCGCGCCGTGCCGGCCGGCCGATCATGTCCGGCTGATCCAGTTGATGGAAGGCGTCGAGGATATTCCAGAGCCGGTGTTGAGCGCCGGCATTCCCTGGGCCTGGGAAAGTTTCCCGGATTACATGGAGTGGCTGTCGAAGCGCAATTTCGACATCGACGTCGGCGCGCAATTGCCGCACGCGGCGTTGCGCGTCTACGTGATGGGCGAGCGCGGCGCGCGCCGCGATCCCTCCACGCCCGAGGACAACAAAGCGATGGCGGCACTGGCGGGTGACGCGGTACGGGCCGGCGCGCTCGGCTTTTCGACCTCGCGCACCCTCAACCACCGCACCTCGACCGGCGACTTCACGCCGACGCTGAAGGCCGGCGAGGACGAACTGACCGCGATTGCAGCGGCGATGCATGCCGAGGGCCGCAGCGTGCTGCAGTTCGTGCTCGATCTCTCCACCATCAACGAAGACCTGCCGATGATGCTGCGGGTGGCCGAGAATACCAGGATCCCGGTGACGTTCTCGATCACGCAGAACGACAAGGAGCCGCAGCGCTGGCGCAAGACGCTCGACATCATCCACGCCGCTTCCGCGCGCGGTCTCAATATCACCGCGCAGATCCCCGCCCGCCCGGTCGGGCTGATGCTCGGGCTGGAATTGTCGCGCAACCCGTTCCAGACCCATCCGAGCTACAAGGCGATCGCCCACCTGCCGCTGGCGGAGCGGCTGAAGCGCCTGCACCAGCCCGAGATGCGCAAGGCGATCCTGAGCGAGCACGCCACCGCGACCGACGATCCGCTGTTCTTCCGGCCGAACTACGACAAGATGTATCTGCTCGGCAATCCGCCGGACTACGAACAGCCGCCGGAAAATACGCTGGGCGCGCAGGCCCGCCGCCAGGGCCGGCAGCCGGAAGAACTCGCCTATGAGGCGATGCTGACCGAGGAAGGCCGCGGCATGCTCTATGTGCCGTTCCTGAATTACTCCGACGGCAATCTCGACGCGACCCGCGAGATGCTGCGCGATCCCAATTCGGTTCCGGGACTGAGCGACGGCGGCGCGCATTGCGGCATCATTTGCGACGCCAGCTTCCCGACCTATCTCTTGACGCACTGGACCCGCGACCGCACCCGCGGCGAAAAGCTGTCGATCCCGTTCGTGGTCGCGGCGCAGGCGCGCAAGACCGCGCTGTCGGTCGGCCTTTACGATCGCGGCGTGATCGCGCCGGGCTTCAAGGCCGACGTCAACGTAATCGATTACGACCGGCTGCATCTGCATCCGCCGAAGGTGCATTACGACTTGCCCGTCGGCGGCCGCCGCCTGCTGCAGCAGGTCGACGGCTACGACGCCACCATCGTCTCAGGCGTGGTGACGCAGCGTGGCGGCAATGCCACCGGCGCCCGCCCCGGCAAACTGGTGCGCGGCGCGCAGGGTGACGCACGCCAGTTCGGCGCGGCGGCGGGTTAG
- a CDS encoding transcriptional regulator, with the protein MNDEPKSPAEMKEIRLHRKRSQEVEGIKAMAEIAAADIAIRKRTEQLRALRLAKEAADLANPPEPKVKAKRVTKAKIAKKG; encoded by the coding sequence ATGAACGATGAGCCCAAGAGCCCCGCCGAAATGAAGGAAATTCGGCTCCACCGCAAGCGCAGCCAGGAAGTAGAAGGCATCAAGGCGATGGCCGAAATCGCGGCGGCCGACATCGCGATCCGGAAGCGGACCGAACAGTTGCGCGCGCTGCGTCTGGCCAAGGAAGCTGCCGATCTCGCAAACCCGCCTGAGCCGAAGGTCAAGGCCAAGCGCGTGACAAAAGCCAAAATCGCGAAAAAAGGCTGA
- a CDS encoding MFS transporter encodes MITQPTPKETPKGAWKITFLLFLFMLVNFADKIVVGLGGAPIMDELKLQPEQFGLLGSSFFFLFSISAIVVGFIVNRVATRWVLLAMAVIWSLAQFPMVGTVSFSTLLICRIILGAGEGPAFSVAAHAIYKWFPDEKRTLPTAILSQGSAFGVILAVPALNWIIVNHSWHYAFGALGVVGLMWTLAWLVMGKEGPLVQTAAMVAAESRIPYFQLLTSRTFLGCCAATFGAYWALSLGLTWFTPFIVKGLGFSQKDAGWISVLPWVFGATIVLLTGWISQVMLTRGYTTRGARGVLGSAPLIVGGLILAVLPHVAPGGLMIALLVVGSGLCGSIYVVCPPMLGEFAPVQQRGAVIAIYGAIYTLAGMIAPSVMGAVIQNAAVPLDGYMTGFTINAVVLVVSGLLGLLLLWPNTERARLAAGQEAAQAKFA; translated from the coding sequence CGAGTTGAAGCTGCAGCCGGAGCAGTTCGGCCTGCTCGGCTCCTCGTTCTTCTTCCTGTTCTCGATCTCGGCCATCGTCGTCGGCTTCATCGTCAATCGCGTCGCCACCCGCTGGGTGCTGCTGGCGATGGCGGTGATCTGGTCGCTGGCGCAGTTTCCGATGGTCGGCACCGTCAGCTTCTCCACGCTGTTGATCTGCCGCATCATTCTCGGCGCCGGCGAGGGTCCGGCGTTTTCGGTGGCGGCGCATGCGATCTACAAATGGTTTCCCGACGAGAAGCGGACGCTGCCCACCGCCATCCTGTCGCAGGGCTCGGCCTTCGGCGTGATCCTGGCGGTGCCGGCGCTGAACTGGATCATCGTCAATCATAGCTGGCACTACGCCTTCGGCGCGCTCGGCGTGGTCGGACTGATGTGGACGCTGGCATGGCTGGTGATGGGCAAGGAAGGGCCGCTGGTGCAGACCGCCGCGATGGTCGCGGCCGAGTCCCGGATTCCTTATTTCCAGCTCCTGACCTCGCGGACGTTTCTCGGCTGCTGTGCCGCGACCTTCGGCGCCTATTGGGCGCTGTCGCTCGGCCTCACCTGGTTCACGCCGTTCATCGTCAAGGGCCTGGGCTTCTCGCAAAAGGACGCCGGCTGGATTTCGGTGCTGCCCTGGGTGTTCGGCGCCACCATCGTGCTGCTGACGGGCTGGATTTCGCAGGTGATGCTGACGCGCGGTTACACGACGCGCGGTGCGCGCGGCGTCTTAGGTTCGGCGCCGCTGATCGTCGGCGGCCTGATCCTCGCCGTGCTGCCGCACGTGGCGCCCGGCGGATTGATGATCGCGCTGCTGGTGGTCGGCTCCGGTTTGTGCGGATCGATCTATGTGGTGTGCCCGCCGATGCTCGGCGAATTCGCGCCGGTGCAGCAGCGCGGCGCCGTGATCGCGATCTATGGCGCGATCTACACGCTGGCCGGCATGATCGCCCCGTCGGTGATGGGCGCCGTGATCCAGAACGCAGCGGTGCCGCTCGACGGCTACATGACCGGCTTCACCATCAATGCCGTGGTGCTGGTGGTGTCGGGCTTGCTCGGGCTGTTGCTGCTCTGGCCCAACACCGAACGCGCCAGGCTGGCGGCAGGGCAGGAAGCGGCCCAGGCCAAGTTCGCGTAA
- a CDS encoding tripartite tricarboxylate transporter substrate binding protein, with protein sequence MKFSKSWAIALWAATALVSDAASAQSFPSRPITVIMPFAGGSASDVVSRVLFNKMATLLGQPIVVENKPGAGGNLGTAMAAKATPDGYTLVGAASGPLAANLTLYKELGYDPQKLVLISPFASFTIVVAASKKLGVTTIKELIERAKKEPGALNYGSVGIGSSQHLAGEYFAQIADVKLTHVPYRNIAQFGPDLMAGTVQLGFAWYPNVSGPLAANGAVALAVAGDARLSVLPNTVTTAQAGLSQYTFDGWFGLGAPAGVPKDILERLNAALNEALKDPTVLVRFEEIGAVPIGLGLDNARTFLADEVAKYRDIITKAGIAKIE encoded by the coding sequence ATGAAATTCAGCAAATCGTGGGCGATTGCGTTATGGGCTGCGACCGCTTTGGTCTCCGATGCCGCAAGTGCGCAAAGCTTTCCCAGTCGGCCTATCACGGTGATCATGCCGTTTGCTGGCGGCAGTGCCAGCGACGTGGTCAGCCGGGTCCTTTTCAACAAGATGGCGACCCTGCTCGGGCAACCGATTGTGGTGGAAAACAAGCCGGGCGCCGGTGGAAATCTCGGCACCGCGATGGCGGCCAAGGCTACTCCCGACGGGTATACGCTGGTCGGCGCGGCTTCGGGCCCGCTGGCCGCCAATCTGACGCTCTACAAAGAGCTTGGCTACGATCCGCAAAAACTCGTCCTGATCTCGCCGTTCGCCAGCTTCACCATCGTGGTTGCGGCGAGCAAGAAGCTTGGCGTCACCACGATCAAGGAGCTCATCGAGCGTGCGAAAAAAGAGCCGGGCGCGTTGAATTACGGTTCGGTTGGTATCGGCTCTTCACAGCATTTGGCCGGGGAATATTTCGCCCAGATCGCCGACGTGAAACTCACCCACGTCCCCTATCGCAACATCGCACAATTCGGACCGGACTTGATGGCCGGGACGGTGCAACTCGGCTTTGCCTGGTATCCGAACGTGTCAGGGCCGCTGGCAGCCAACGGAGCAGTCGCGCTCGCCGTCGCGGGAGACGCTCGGCTGTCGGTGCTGCCAAATACGGTGACAACGGCGCAAGCCGGCTTGTCGCAATATACGTTCGACGGCTGGTTCGGCTTGGGCGCGCCCGCCGGCGTGCCGAAGGACATCCTGGAACGATTGAACGCTGCACTGAACGAAGCGCTGAAAGATCCCACGGTACTTGTCAGATTCGAAGAGATCGGCGCCGTACCGATCGGGCTCGGGCTCGACAACGCCAGGACATTCCTGGCGGACGAGGTGGCGAAATATCGGGACATCATTACCAAGGCCGGGATCGCCAAGATCGAATAG
- a CDS encoding MFS transporter, giving the protein MVDILAAPQQSKADTSLRTLTAISVAHWVSHFHLFVLPMLFPYLKAQLGVGYIELGFALTVFGVVSGLTQAPIGYLADHIGARKVLLAGLTVGGLALILLGMHLSYTSLILCAALLGLANSVYHPADYAILSAHMDVRRMGRAFSIHTFAGFVGGAVAPAIMAALVATVGGLGALIVAGAVGPAVALLLIAVGIPDASSADRKGDDLAAPKQSILTPAIIVLTIFFMLLGLSNAGISNFGVVALMSGYGVTFSAANIALTAFLGASAIGVLAGGYLADRTRRHGSVAAACFGINAVIITVIATVNLPTAVLTAALGLAGFLGGVIAPSRDMLVRNAAPAGAAGRAFGIVSTGFNFSGILSPLLYGWIMDQNMPHWVFGASVGFMVLTVVLAMVTDRKPAKTA; this is encoded by the coding sequence ATGGTCGATATTCTCGCCGCACCGCAACAATCAAAAGCGGACACCTCGCTGCGCACGCTGACGGCGATTTCGGTGGCGCATTGGGTCAGCCATTTCCATTTGTTCGTGCTGCCGATGCTGTTTCCGTACCTGAAGGCGCAACTCGGCGTCGGCTATATCGAACTCGGCTTCGCGCTGACCGTGTTCGGTGTCGTCTCGGGCCTGACCCAGGCGCCGATCGGCTACCTCGCCGACCATATCGGCGCCCGCAAGGTGCTGCTGGCCGGCCTCACCGTCGGCGGTCTCGCACTGATCCTGCTCGGCATGCACCTGAGCTACACGTCGCTGATTCTTTGCGCCGCGTTGCTCGGCCTCGCCAACAGCGTCTATCACCCCGCCGACTATGCGATTCTGTCGGCGCATATGGACGTCAGGCGGATGGGCCGTGCGTTTTCGATTCACACCTTTGCAGGCTTCGTCGGCGGCGCAGTCGCGCCCGCCATCATGGCAGCCCTGGTGGCAACGGTCGGCGGCCTCGGCGCCCTGATCGTGGCAGGTGCGGTGGGGCCGGCGGTGGCGCTGCTGTTGATTGCCGTCGGTATTCCCGACGCCAGTTCGGCCGATCGCAAGGGCGACGATTTGGCGGCGCCGAAGCAAAGCATCCTGACGCCTGCGATCATCGTGCTGACGATCTTCTTCATGCTGCTCGGCCTGTCGAATGCCGGCATCAGCAATTTCGGCGTCGTCGCGCTGATGAGCGGCTACGGCGTAACATTTTCGGCCGCCAATATCGCGCTGACGGCCTTTCTCGGCGCCAGCGCGATAGGTGTGCTGGCCGGCGGTTATCTGGCCGACCGCACCCGCCGCCACGGCAGCGTGGCCGCGGCCTGCTTCGGCATCAATGCCGTCATCATCACCGTCATCGCAACGGTCAATCTGCCGACAGCGGTGCTGACCGCGGCGCTGGGACTGGCAGGCTTCCTCGGCGGCGTCATCGCGCCGTCGCGCGACATGCTGGTCCGTAACGCCGCGCCCGCCGGCGCCGCCGGCCGCGCCTTCGGCATCGTCTCCACCGGATTCAATTTCAGCGGCATCTTGAGCCCGCTGCTGTACGGCTGGATCATGGACCAGAACATGCCGCATTGGGTGTTCGGCGCCTCCGTCGGCTTCATGGTGCTGACGGTCGTGCTGGCAATGGTCACCGACCGCAAGCCGGCGAAAACCGCCTAA
- a CDS encoding FAD-dependent monooxygenase — protein MPDNEKKAQCCSENFGSRREDASMARLKVLIVGGGIGGITAMLALRQRGIEVQLFEQAAAFGQVGAGLQVSSNAARILLKLGLGEALKRVATYPDGRDYRGWDTGERLYYTPLGQKAEAHFGSPYYAAHRAELLDVLLSGLGEHGFRLGSRVERVDQDQSGVSLTFADGSIAQGDILIGADGIHSTVRAQLFGKELPRYTGNVAWRGLVPAERVAHLDLGSVVGVWMGPNRSIVQYYVSAGKTFNWIGISRSSQPAQESWLAEGRTEDALAEYDGWHSTIRKIIAETPKILRQALYDREPLPDWQVGRVVLMGDAAHPMMPFYAQGGAQSIEDAYVLAGCIAEAQDRPLDALARFVRMRQPRTAWMQGLARREEQLYQMNDAAAIRARNDRMRTNRVPETATFPPEQERLYGYDAEIELRKSV, from the coding sequence TTGCCGGACAACGAAAAAAAGGCACAATGCTGCTCAGAAAACTTTGGAAGCCGTCGGGAGGACGCGTCAATGGCCCGTTTGAAAGTTCTCATCGTCGGCGGCGGTATCGGCGGCATCACCGCAATGTTGGCGCTACGACAACGCGGTATCGAGGTCCAACTGTTCGAACAGGCGGCTGCGTTCGGACAGGTCGGCGCTGGCCTCCAGGTCTCTTCGAACGCTGCACGTATCTTGCTCAAGCTTGGGCTTGGTGAGGCGCTCAAGCGCGTAGCTACCTATCCAGACGGCCGCGATTATCGCGGCTGGGACACTGGCGAGCGGCTCTATTACACGCCACTCGGGCAGAAAGCAGAGGCGCATTTTGGCTCGCCGTACTATGCCGCCCACCGGGCCGAACTGCTCGACGTGCTGTTGAGCGGACTCGGCGAGCACGGGTTCCGGCTCGGCTCGCGTGTCGAGCGCGTCGATCAGGATCAAAGCGGTGTCTCGCTCACGTTCGCCGATGGGTCGATTGCGCAAGGCGATATTCTTATCGGCGCCGACGGAATTCACTCGACCGTGCGTGCGCAATTGTTCGGCAAGGAACTGCCGCGCTACACGGGCAACGTTGCGTGGCGCGGCCTGGTTCCTGCCGAACGCGTAGCGCATCTCGATCTTGGTAGTGTTGTCGGCGTCTGGATGGGGCCGAACCGCAGCATCGTCCAGTACTATGTCTCCGCCGGCAAGACCTTCAACTGGATCGGGATAAGCCGCTCATCGCAGCCCGCGCAGGAATCCTGGCTGGCGGAAGGCAGGACTGAGGATGCGTTGGCCGAATATGACGGCTGGCATTCGACCATTCGAAAGATCATCGCGGAGACGCCGAAAATCCTGCGCCAGGCTCTATACGACCGCGAACCTCTGCCAGACTGGCAGGTCGGTCGTGTCGTGCTCATGGGCGACGCCGCACATCCGATGATGCCGTTTTACGCTCAGGGCGGCGCTCAAAGTATCGAAGACGCCTACGTGTTGGCCGGCTGCATCGCCGAAGCCCAGGACCGGCCACTCGATGCGCTCGCGCGCTTCGTCAGAATGCGGCAGCCGCGCACCGCATGGATGCAAGGCCTCGCCCGGCGCGAGGAGCAACTATATCAGATGAACGACGCCGCGGCGATCAGGGCGCGCAACGATCGCATGCGTACGAACCGGGTCCCCGAGACGGCGACGTTTCCGCCGGAACAGGAGCGGCTTTACGGTTACGACGCCGAAATCGAATTGCGCAAAAGCGTCTGA